The following are from one region of the Coffea eugenioides isolate CCC68of chromosome 2, Ceug_1.0, whole genome shotgun sequence genome:
- the LOC113761284 gene encoding outer envelope membrane protein 7 — protein MGALTAALIAIAGVALGWITIEIACKPCLEKGREAIDRNLNPDYDPDDHDEAIRAPLEPKSMQHSEHPSSTSTPVKAI, from the coding sequence ATGGGGGCTTTGACCGCAGCACTGATTGCAATAGCAGGTGTAGCACTGGGTTGGATCACCATTGAGATCGCCTGCAAGCCCTGTCTTGAGAAGGGCCGTGAAGCCATCGACCGCAACCTCAACCCAGATTATGACCCTGATGATCATGATGAAGCTATTCGTGCCCCTCTCGAACCAAAATCGATGCAACACTCTGAACATCCTTCTTCAACTTCTACTCCTGTCAAAGCCATATGA